In Nocardioides sp. zg-1228, a single window of DNA contains:
- the erpA gene encoding iron-sulfur cluster insertion protein ErpA, which translates to MTEQSATTERRTDQINLSAVAAGKVKSLLEQEGRDDLALRISVQPGGCSGLRYQLFFDERTLDGDVTTDFDGVTVVVDRMSVPYLNGAEIDFVDTIEKQGFTIDNPNATGSCACGDSFH; encoded by the coding sequence ATGACCGAGCAGAGCGCGACCACCGAGCGCAGGACCGACCAGATCAACCTCTCCGCTGTCGCCGCAGGCAAGGTGAAGAGTCTCCTGGAGCAGGAGGGCCGCGACGACCTGGCCCTGCGGATCTCCGTGCAGCCCGGTGGCTGCTCGGGCCTGCGCTACCAGCTCTTCTTCGACGAGCGCACGCTCGACGGCGACGTCACCACCGACTTCGACGGCGTGACCGTGGTCGTCGACCGGATGAGCGTGCCCTACCTCAACGGTGCGGAGATCGACTTCGTCGACACCATCGAGAAGCAGGGCTTCACGATCGACAACCCCAACGCCACCGGCTCGTGCGCCTGCGGCGACTCGTTCCACTGA
- a CDS encoding sulfurtransferase TusA family protein, with product MSRSDVALELDCRDLPCPMPVIELARHLGDVAVGELLAVVARDPAAAVDVPAWCRMKGQAYVGVDSADDGTARYVVRRLG from the coding sequence GTGAGCAGGTCCGACGTCGCCCTGGAGCTGGACTGCCGCGACCTGCCCTGCCCGATGCCGGTCATCGAGCTCGCCCGCCACCTCGGCGACGTGGCGGTCGGCGAGCTGCTCGCGGTGGTCGCACGCGACCCGGCCGCGGCCGTCGACGTGCCGGCGTGGTGCCGGATGAAGGGCCAGGCCTACGTCGGCGTCGACTCCGCCGACGACGGGACGGCCCGCTACGTCGTACGGCGCCTGGGCTGA
- a CDS encoding carbohydrate kinase family protein, producing the protein MSLLVAGSIATDHLMSFPGKFADSLVVDQLDKLSVSFLVEDLDVRRGGCAANICFGLGNLGLRPVLVGAVGEDFADYRAWLERHNVDCDSVHVSETRHTARFVCTNDSSMAQIASFYAGAMSESREIELKPIVDRVGDPDYVIIGPDDPQGMLRHTEECRQRGYRFLADPSQQLAFGDGALIRQLIDGADILFSNEYEASLITQKTGWSRDDVLSRVGTWVVTLGPAGVRIDRKGEESVVVGAVPEIEKVEPTGVGDAFRAGFLAALTWGLGHERAAQLGCLLAVHVVEQVGTQEYEISRHAFLERCAATYGDEAVADFEPHLRTIRP; encoded by the coding sequence GTGTCCCTCCTCGTTGCCGGATCCATCGCAACCGACCACCTGATGTCCTTCCCGGGCAAGTTCGCCGACAGCCTGGTCGTCGACCAGCTCGACAAGCTCTCGGTGTCCTTCCTCGTCGAGGACCTCGACGTGCGCCGCGGCGGGTGTGCCGCCAACATCTGCTTCGGTCTCGGCAACCTGGGCCTGCGCCCGGTGCTGGTCGGCGCCGTGGGCGAGGACTTCGCCGACTACCGCGCCTGGCTCGAGCGGCACAACGTCGACTGCGACTCGGTGCACGTCTCCGAGACACGCCACACGGCCCGCTTCGTGTGCACCAACGACTCCTCGATGGCGCAGATCGCGAGCTTCTACGCCGGCGCGATGAGCGAGTCGCGCGAGATCGAGCTCAAGCCGATCGTCGACCGCGTCGGCGACCCCGACTACGTCATCATCGGCCCGGACGACCCGCAGGGGATGCTGCGCCACACCGAGGAGTGCCGCCAGCGCGGCTACCGGTTCCTGGCCGACCCCTCCCAGCAGCTCGCCTTCGGCGACGGTGCGCTGATCCGCCAGCTCATCGACGGCGCCGACATCCTCTTCTCCAACGAGTACGAGGCCAGCCTGATCACCCAGAAGACCGGGTGGAGCCGCGACGACGTCCTCTCACGCGTGGGCACGTGGGTGGTCACCCTCGGCCCGGCGGGCGTGCGCATCGACCGCAAGGGCGAGGAGTCGGTGGTCGTGGGCGCGGTCCCCGAGATCGAGAAGGTCGAGCCGACCGGGGTCGGCGACGCCTTCCGGGCCGGCTTCCTGGCGGCCCTGACGTGGGGCCTGGGCCACGAGCGCGCCGCCCAGCTGGGCTGCCTGCTCGCCGTGCACGTGGTGGAGCAGGTCGGCACCCAGGAGTACGAGATCTCCCGCCACGCGTTCCTCGAGCGGTGCGCGGCGACCTACGGCGACGAGGCCGTCGCCGACTTCGAGCCGCACCTGCGCACGATCCGCCCCTGA